A window of Prionailurus bengalensis isolate Pbe53 chromosome E1, Fcat_Pben_1.1_paternal_pri, whole genome shotgun sequence genomic DNA:
tatgtttctaCTCTTTTACCCAGTCGTTCCATTTCAAAAAGTTATCCTATAGCAGCGTTCAATAAGTACACAAAGATATATTGACCAGCTCTTCATAGAACCACTTGttctcatattaaaatattttaattgcccATGGGAagataattgctttttttttggaagaggaTTGATTTTTACGTAAGTTTTAGGGAAGACTTACAAGGGAAATTATGTAGCCAGTAAATGATGTCTAATAACAAGAGAAACTGCTTTCctagaaggaaagagacagaagacaaACTTGTATTTAAAGTTtgaattccaggggcgcctgggtggcgcagtcggttaagcatccgacttcagccaggtcacgatctcgtggtccgtgagttcgagccccgcgtcgggctctgggctgatggctcagagcctggagcctgtttccgattctgtgtctccctctctctctgcctctcccccgttcatgctctgtctctctctgtcccaaaaataaataaatgttgaagaaaaaaattaaaaaaaaaaataaataaagtttgaattccattttacaaaaataaaaacatgtatgtgtatacacaagttatgtttctttttccctttttctttcccagagaagacagaggaagaaacaatCCTTGAATGTTAACAGTCTGtcttgggtggggggggtgctgtATTCTTCTTTACCCGGCTTCAGCATTCTCTATATTTCCTTGAATAGATTTCCCTTTATAATCTAACAATATTGTCAAAAGTCACCCGTATGTCACTTTTTTGAGTGCTCGCTATGGTCTAAGCACCTGGACTGGGAAGTCAGGCAGATGTGGCACAATTTCACTTCCACCACTCCCTCATGTGACCTTGCTCAGGTCACATGATCTCTGGGAGGCTTCGTTTCCCTACCTGTAAAGTTGGACCCTTTAGCTGTTCTTTGCAGGATTGTGGGAGGGCTATAGTGGGCAGTGGGGGTGAACAGAGGGGAAGACCCCGCTTGCCCTTGGAATCCTGGGACCAGGCAGAACACAGAGGCTGCAGGCTGCGTGCGGTGGAagccaggaaggcttcctggagtaGGCTGTTAGATTTagcagataaaatacaggacactcAGTTAAACTTGAATTTTGGATAAAGAACTTTTTAGTAGAAGAATGTCCCATgaaatatttgggacatatttacgctaaaaaaaatttacctgttgttcatctgaaattcaaatttaactgggcatctgTATTTTAACTGGCAACTCTACCCTGGAATGGGACCTGTTGGCTTATATGTGAGCGGGCAGAGCTTTCCAGGTAGAAGATTCTAAGAAGAACCACGCAAGTGTGTTGGCGTCATGATTAGGCTGGCTAGGTGGGGCAGTGTGTTCATTGATGGGTGAGAGAGAGCAGCCATGCAGAAAGGCTTGACTTGATTCTTTAAGGTGCGCCAACATGAGGGTGAGGAACTTTGCTTCTCAACCCATAACCATGGGGAGCTACCGAAGGATTTTGAACAAGGGAAAGAACCTAATAAAGTTATGCTGTCAGAAACAAACTCTGGTTGGGGATGGCAAGTTGCTGTAAGAGGCTGACAGGTGACAGGCAGGTAACAAGTGTTAGGTGAGCTTTCTTGAACTGGGTGGGACTTGTGATCAccctgctttctctttgcttcttcgCCTCAGGTTCACTGCATCAGCACCGAGTTCACTCCTCGGAAAAAAGGTGGAGAGAAAGGTGTCCCCTTCCGCCTCCAGATTGACACTTTCAAGCCCAGTGACAAGGAGCTGCCGCCTGAGCACCTGCACTCAGCTGGCTGCCTCATCAAGGTGTTCAAGGTACAGGCAGTTCCTGCCCCCTCTCTTTCAGGACCATCACCTTGCCTGGCTGGCTGTGTAGATGCCAGTCCTGCTTTGCTGCGTCCCCTCAGCCCGCAGTTCCCTTCTCTGTACAACAGAGGGATGGGGCTTGATCTCTTTCTTAGAGCCCCATCCGCAACGGGGAAGTGGGCGGgtaaaggggtggggggggggctgctctGCGCTTCCCTTGTCACTCTCCTGTAGCCCAAAGGAGCTGACCGGAAGCTGAAAACAGACCGGGAGAAGATTGAGAAACAGCCCCTTCACGAGAGAGACAAGTATCAGGCTGCCAGTGAGACTACGGTCTTCCTGGAGGTGTGTGCCTtggtggtgggggcaggagcGCGGGTTTAGAGGAAGGATCCTCATTGGACAcatggggaaattgaggccccAGGGCTGTGGCTGCTCCAGGATCATCACATCCCCCAGTGATTCCACCTGTTACCTTCAAGGACACGCTGCACCGTCTGTTCAAGACCCAGGCGCTTAACTTCTTCCAGGCTGCTTCTGCACCCACCATTGCCCCACCCCGCTTCTGCCCCCCTCTGCCCAGAGCACTTCCcttcctgctgctgctcctgGAAGCCTCCCCCAGCTTCCCCAGCCAGACCGGCAGACTGGTTTACGCTCTTGCTTTGAGCGGAATTTGGTCTACTTGTCAGGGACTCCTAGAGCAGGGACCAAGTCTGGCCCCAGGCAGGCCCCTTGTCAGCTCTCGATCGGCGAGAGGTGAGGGAACAGCCACCAATGCCCTCGGAATGTCTGGGCTGAACCTTGCTGCTTGTTTGCCCACAGTGTTCACCGTGGCCAGATCCCAGTGCAGGGCCCCACCCGCCTCTCAGCCCTCTTGCCCTCACCTCTCCCCACGCCTGCAAGCTCCTGTCCACGGAGAGGTGAGGCAGGATGGGCGCCTCTCAGCCCTTTGGGGTCAGCGTGAAGAGAAGGGCTCCTCAGCCCGGGCATccggggaggggcaggactgAGGGCGCAGCTGAGGGGGAAGAGGCTCAGCTCTGTGCCCTTTGGGTAACACCAGCAAGCTCTGCACGccagggaagggtgggtggggctggagacCGGCTGCACTgctgtctctctgctcccccacaggctctgctcctccccaccgtTCGCCTTGGACACCTTGGGGGGCAGCCCCGCTGAGGTGCGTTTTCGCTTTCCAGTCCCCCAACCTCTATCTCAAACCCTTCTCAGGGCTTTATCACACTCTCCAGAATAGGGTGGCTCTGCCCCCTGGTGGACAGAGGTTGTATGGCCACAGATGGCAAACTTGCCACTCACAGGATGAGCCTAGGCTCTCAGACTTGGGGCCCCCAAGGGCAAGGGCTGTTTCTCCTACCCCTTGCTCTCAAGTCCATGGGTCCATGGTGGTACCTGGACTGCCCTCTTTATGCCTCAGGATCTGAGCCCTGGAGCCTCCATCCTAGAGACACAGCAGTGGTTGCACCGGCACCGGTTCTCCAGCTACTGCCGGATGCTGGCCAACTTCACTGGTGAGGCTGGCATCTGGCAGGGACCGTACCTGTGGGGGACTGAGGGCAGAACACTCAGGCAGGAAGCCTGCCTATGGTCCTGGCTTGCTGTGTGTTCTTCAGCTAACTTTTAGTTGGGACTAAGAGTTGCCAGGCACTATGCCTGCTAGGCTCTCTTCTCATGTATTATcccatataatttatatactacCCATAAGTAGAGGGCTCggagaggttaaacaacttgcccaaagacacacagctaacAAGCAAGTGGCAAAACggggatttgaatccaagtttGACCTCCATGTCTGGACATAATAGGGTTATTTGTAGACTAATGTTGGACTGTGTCCCTTGCCATCCTCGATCCTGGGACTCTTCCCCAAATCTGGCCCTGTCTGATTCTGCAGGCACTGATCTGCTGAAGCTTACCCGCCGGGACCTTATCCAGATATGTGGGGCTGCCGATGGGATCCGCCTTTTCAATACTCTTAGAGCCAGGTGCTGGGCACGGCCAACCAGGATCTCTTTCCCTCTGTAGTGGCATTTACCAAGTTCAGCTTGTGGTTGTGTCTCATGGAATGTTCAAGCTGGAAGGTACCTTAAAGACCACTTAGTCCCACACACTcgttttacagaggaagaaactcaGGCCCAAGGACAGTGACCTACCTCTGTGACCTACCAGTCACAGAGCCAGACTGGCAGGGATGGGCTAAAGTTAGGCTCCTAGGATCTCCTTTTTCTGTAGCCATCCCATTTGCATCACTCAGTTTCTGAGGACAGAGATGgatttttctcatcttctctccTCTCAGAGTTCAGCATTCATTAAATGCTTAAGAAACGCTTGGTGATCTCCCTCCCTGGAGACCTGAGAGGAGGCGGGGTCCCTCCCAGGGAGGGGGCTGTTACTTTAGGTATGAAATGCTGATACATACACTGTTTTCTTGGCCCAGGCCCATCCGTCACCGGCTGACTTTATATGTGGCTCAGGAGGCCTCTAGGCAAGAGAATGAGGTTCCTAAGAACCCTGACTCAGGTGAGTTCTGGCCTCTCTCTAGAAGGCAAGAAATTCAGGTGTGGCTGCATGAAACCTCTTCTGGCCTGGGGAGAGGGTGATGCTTCATCATTCCTGGGACCCAAGATGCCCTCCTTGGCATTCCCATCTTCCATGACCAGATTAGTCCTCTCCTTCCACGATGTCTCCTGggtttatttttccatgttctaATCCCCAACCCCATCTGATTTTGTCATTGTTAGTATGTGGGATTAGATTATAACCTTGTTATTGTATTTgggtttcattcatatgtaggTGTCCCTCCCCCttagagagacacacacagagagtgccagcagggtaGGGGtataggagacacagaatccgaagcaggctctaggctgagctgtcagcagagcctgattcggagctggaacccacgaaccatgagatcatgacctgagccaaagtcagacgctcaaccgactaagccacccagatgccccccccctcctttttataGTGAGGGCCCCCCTCAGTCTGAGGCTTTCCCAAAGCTGAGAAATAAGCGGATTTATaagcctttttctttccttctttatgccttcctgcccccgcccccctccccatgaGACTGTCACTACCTCAGACCCCAACTGATGCCTGCCTTGTGCTGCCCACACCCCCAGGCTTTTATCAAGAGATCTCTCTAGATGAACTCAGTGTTGTAGAGCTGAAGGGGAAACTGGCTGAGCTCTTGGCCCTCCCAGCCAATCAGATCCACCGCCTTTTCCACCAGGGCCCTGGGGGCATCCTCATTCTCCTTGGTGACCAGGTAAAGTAGCTTGTGGTTTTCCGCCAGGCCCCAGGGCCTTGATCACTCTTCCACCTCAGGCCAAGTTTCCCTGTCCCTACCCTGGCTTATTCTGTTTGGCTCTAAGGACAGAATTGTCATAGTGACCCTTCTCCCTTGTAGGTGGTTCGGAATCTTAAGGATGAGTCATACTTTGTGGCTGTGGTGAAAAAAGGTAGGAGTTTTAGGGAGAGAAGAGTGTGTCTGTCAGGCTCTAGAAAGGGTAAGATTGTGTTTATATTGTTTCCTAAATTAGATTAAAAGATTCCTTGAAGGTGAATGTAAGCTGGGGATGGGGTATGGTGTGTGCTGTGTCCCAATCAACTGGTAAGCATCTGAATGCCACCTTTGTGTCAAAGAGACAGATTCATGTAGCTACAAGACAACTGTTTACTGCTCAGGAAAAAACAGGACTGGTGGATAAATGCATTTTCACAAGGGAAAAATGTCCCAGTTTCTATGTCAGGGAATTTATTAAAGGGGAAGGTAAGGCCCCTCCCTcttctgccgccccccccccccccccccccccatcttataAGGCAGAAGGTGCTTGCCGGACATTACCTGGTGCAGAGCACCTCTGACCAGCTGGCTTCTGGTTATTCAGATGCCTGCCCTCTATCCCTCCTACACTACAGAGGGAGGGAAGCTTGCTCAAGAGGTAGATTCCAGTTGGGGCAGGAAGAACACTTGGGTGTGACAGAGAACTGCAGGCTGCTTGGTTTTGGAGAAGTGGTGGTTGGCTTGCCTCATTCCAGAGGTGCCCTTTTCGCTGCTTTCAGTGCAGAATCCAGATGGCTACTACCTGGTGCTGACCTAGGCCCAGGGACATCCCAATGCAAGAGTTGGAGACTGATGCCAGCCTGGTTCTCTAGACCCCCGTGTTCACCAGAGGTCTTGTTCAAATCCTCAGCTGCTTCACCAGGCTCCAGGTGAAGCATCGTGTACTACTGCTAGACAGGAGGTGAGCAGCACCCAGGCTCACATCTCTTCCTGCTCAGCAGTTGTTGGAACCTGGGCACAGCCTCCCAAGCTCAGCTCAGCTGGCCAAGCCTGTGAGGCACGTAACTTGCCAATAAGGTGCTTTTGCCCCAAGCAGAGCTGCCTGAACACAGGTACATCGATCCATGCtcatttaaaattgtattcaccatttccttttcttaaaattaaaagttaatttaaaggTATGTATCTTTAATGCTTGTTCAATTTTCTTGGTGTTTTGGTCCTCTTCCTAAAGTATAGAGCTGGGTAAGGTATGGAGTCGGAGacagaggaataaataaatgtctggacttttttttcccctctcccaacTGCTTTGCCCAAAAACTAAACACTAAAGCCTCCAAAACACCATTCATTCAACTATCAAATCACTATGCTTATTTAAAACGTCTGGAGATTTAAAAGTTTTAGAGATTTGGGAAATACTATAATTATTTAACATTGAGGCTGTGGGGctttatccttatttttctttaaaaaatgtagttgGATTTAatcttaatcttttaatttttaggtcttaagaaatctctccctttcctatgcatatttttcaaaattaaaattttaattttgcatttcacTTTTAGGATTAAAATTGACCTgaaacttattattattatttttttttgtatctctttttccATGTAGAaaaccaattttatttaaaagtgcttttaagaaaagtggctcagttggttaagcagctgactcttgatttcggcccaggtcatgatctcatggatcatgggtttgagccctgtgtcgggctctgtgcggacagcatggagcttccttgggatcctctgtctttgcccctcccttgctcttgctctctctcgaaataaataaatgaacttaaaagaaaggaattaaaaaaaaaaaaagataatggcaggggctggtggggagaggggggcaggggggggcgcctggctggctcagtcagtagtgtgtgcaactcttgatcttggggttgtaaattcaagccccacaatgggttgtagagattacttaagaacaTAAAACCTTAAAGTAATAATGGGCTGtatcttattctcttttttttcattctcttccctcaaaatattattaaaaatctcaaacactgtgtggggcacttgggtggctcagttggttaagtggccgactttggctcaggtcaggatctcaccgttAGTgtgctcgagccctgcgtctacctctgagctgacagctcggagcccgctttggattctgtgtctccctctctctctgcccctcccctgctcacatgctctttctctctcaaaaataaataagcattaggggcgcctgggtggcgcagtcggttaagcgtccgacttcagccaggtcacgatctcgcggtctgtgagttcgagccccgcgtcaggctctgggctgatggctcagagcctggagcctgtttctgattctgtgtctccctctctctctgcccctcccccgttcatgctctgtctctctctgtcccaaaaataaataaatgttgaaaaaaaattaaaaaaaaaaaataaataagcattaaaaaaaaaatctaaaacattgTAAAGAGAAAACCCATATGCAGAGACTGGAAGACAGGCCAAAGTGCCCTCTTAAAAATATCTGCTTAATTACTTATTGATCATTTACCTCAGTTATCACTGATCACGTGGGGCCTAGAATTCCACAGAGCTCCCCAAAGGTGTTTCATGCAGGGTAGATACCTTGAGATTGAAATTCTGATTGCTGGTTTCGTTCCATTGCTTAACTCCACCAGGATAGGGGACCCCTTTGcaataacatttgtttttgttttttaaattttatttatttttgagagagcgcgtgagtgggggaggtgcacacagagggggtgggcagaggatccaaaggggctccatgctgacagcagagagttaaactcacaaaccgtgagatcacgacctgtgccaaagttggacacccaactgactgagccacccaggcgcccccactgtaTTAACCTTTGTGTATCTGTCCCTCAACCTAGGAGCCTCTAGCATTGACTAGATACTGAAGTATTTGTTGACATGAAGGGAATAAAAGCAGGTTAACAAGTATTTACTGTGTGTCATTATCTCTTTAATCTTCACACTCTATAAAGTAGGTGCTGTTATCCCACTTTACGAAAGAAGAACTGAGACAGAAAGGTCAACTGGCAGAGGTCATTCGGGTGAAAGGCAATATAACTTGAGCTTGTTTGTTTAACCATGGTACTACTGTACCATCATTCTGTCTTTGTCAAGGGAAGGGCAATGCCCTGCACAGATAGAGGCCTCAGGTTGAATTACTGCTGTCAAAGGagttaaaacaaagttttttagAAACTGATTTATATTAcgtcttctgtttttcttagagACAAGGAGTTCAGGGTATTAAATAAGGGCTATTAAAAAGGTATTAAGGCTATTAAATAATTACTAAAGACTATTaaagagtattaaaaaatatatctacaaGGATGCCAAAAAGATGCCCCATCATTCAGCCTCAGGAGCCTTTGTAGTTCTAGGGTTCAAGAAGAATCGTAGCTCCAAGACAGGCTATTTCCGCAGCAAAATGAAAAGTCTTCACAGCTTATTTCCTTTAATTAcatcataaaacaaaattagaacatACAGGAAACAATAATAGTTACATAAcaatttactttatatatttatatataaaaaaacatttttcttttagtccaaagattttaaagcaaaaggaATCCTTACTGCCACCtcggattttattttaaataaccctccctccccccatcctcaAGCGCCAAAAGTACTGGGTGCAAACAGTCACTTGGACAGCTAATGGAACCTGGTGTTAAGTCACCAAGTAGGGAACTGTGTCAGCCGCACTGGGGCAGGCCCGGTGGAGAAACCAGCAGCAGCTCCTGCACACTGAAGCGCTCCAGGGTAGGCCGAATGGCTGCCCGAGGCTTAGGCCACAGCAATGTTTGGGATCAGATCCTGCCAGTCAACCATCCTCTGCCTTTTGTCCCCTCAGAGAGAGGTTTCAGAGGGGGTTATAGTGTAGGGATGGAACAACCTGGTTTGAAGGTAAAAATTTCTCCCGCAGCACCATTTACCCACCCATCTCTGTCCTCAGGCAGAGTCTGACAGGCAGGGATAGTCCTCACAGCTCTCTGAGCTCTGCACAGGTCTGTGCTCTCAGGGTCACCGGGAGGTGGGCAAGGGTGAGGAGAGCAGCTGGGAAATGCCTGAGGCAGGTTACCTGGAAACAATTCCTGGTAGGAAAAAGGAGGTGGCCAGGGTGGGAGGCAGCTGAAGGTTTAGTCTAAAACTTGGAGAAAGGCAAAATGCAGAAGGCCTTTctccccctccagtaacccttgaGCCTGGGCAGTCACAGATCCTCAGGGGCCAGCTCTGAGAGCTGCAGCACGGTAAGAAAACACACTAGTAGCTTCTGCTAAGCCCCACCCCACAGATCTTGTGCATGTTAGAGGTTAGCATGTAGTTTGGGGGTAAGGTGAGGAGGGGAGTAAGAGAAGAAATCTCAGGCTCGCCTCTTCCTGCACTTATTAGAAATTAACAGTCATCAGAGAAGCACAGGTAAGAAATTATtcttaagggaaggaaaaaacatgTAAACCCAGAAAAGTAGCAGCAAAGGTTTCACTTATTACAGATCTATTATATAGCACTAGGAAAGAAAGTCATTCACgtctttgggggtggggcaggtaaAGTATTAATCAAAC
This region includes:
- the LOC122485471 gene encoding transcription factor CP2-like protein 1 isoform X2, whose translation is MLFWHNQPEHLWPSPGELYPGPPSGLLRESLPLPYLKQEELHNIPSSEPPCPTFQYVLCAATSPAVKQQEETLTYLNQGQSYEVQMLCNPKLGDTTQWARLLKSVVRVVFHDRRLQYTEQQQLDGWRWSRPGDRILDIDVPLSVGVIEPQVLPSQLNTVEFHWDPTKRTSLFLQVHCISTEFTPRKKGGEKGVPFRLQIDTFKPSDKELPPEHLHSAGCLIKVFKPKGADRKLKTDREKIEKQPLHERDKYQAASETTVFLECSPWPDPSAGPHPPLSPLALTSPHACKLLSTERLCSSPPFALDTLGGSPAEDLSPGASILETQQWLHRHRFSSYCRMLANFTGTDLLKLTRRDLIQICGAADGIRLFNTLRARPIRHRLTLYVAQEASRQENEVPKNPDSGFYQEISLDELSVVELKGKLAELLALPANQIHRLFHQGPGGILILLGDQVVRNLKDESYFVAVVKKVQNPDGYYLVLT
- the LOC122485471 gene encoding transcription factor CP2-like protein 1 isoform X1; protein product: MGDSQALAAAGVPWLSGGYGRQSQSPIGEGMDRAESRRCSPLPGRESLPLPYLKQEELHNIPSSEPPCPTFQYVLCAATSPAVKQQEETLTYLNQGQSYEVQMLCNPKLGDTTQWARLLKSVVRVVFHDRRLQYTEQQQLDGWRWSRPGDRILDIDVPLSVGVIEPQVLPSQLNTVEFHWDPTKRTSLFLQVHCISTEFTPRKKGGEKGVPFRLQIDTFKPSDKELPPEHLHSAGCLIKVFKPKGADRKLKTDREKIEKQPLHERDKYQAASETTVFLECSPWPDPSAGPHPPLSPLALTSPHACKLLSTERLCSSPPFALDTLGGSPAEDLSPGASILETQQWLHRHRFSSYCRMLANFTGTDLLKLTRRDLIQICGAADGIRLFNTLRARPIRHRLTLYVAQEASRQENEVPKNPDSGFYQEISLDELSVVELKGKLAELLALPANQIHRLFHQGPGGILILLGDQVVRNLKDESYFVAVVKKVQNPDGYYLVLT